Proteins encoded together in one Gemmatimonadota bacterium DH-78 window:
- a CDS encoding MFS transporter encodes MNRSETRPGTIVFALWLLVFSAASQIMIISPILPQIGEDLGVGDAALGTLVSAYALMVGVFAIISGPISDKIGRRRILLLGTGVMTVALVLHAFADDYVSFLAVRLFAGMAGGVLSGSAVSYVGDYFPYNRRGWATGWIMSGAAFGQIIGIPLGVVIADRLGIKAPFAVFAVTMGLTWILIWLKVPQPDVKRSQGRLTVGGALRDYLAMLARPEIAWASVAFFLMFLGISLYVVYLPTWLERSFAEATPNGIAALFFVGGIANVFTGPQAGKLSDRIGRKSIILIACTGLSIVMLFTTVVVTSFWLAYPVFFLTMVLVAMRVSPFSALLTALVNDHRRGSLMSLTVALGQVGFAFGGAIAGPLFAQRGYGSNAALGAASVLGMGLIVWFFIPEPEMVPRAAPGALETPAAPGPDAG; translated from the coding sequence TTGAACCGCTCCGAAACACGGCCGGGCACGATCGTCTTCGCGCTCTGGCTGCTGGTCTTCTCGGCCGCCAGTCAGATCATGATCATCTCGCCGATCCTGCCGCAGATCGGCGAGGACCTCGGGGTCGGCGACGCCGCGCTCGGCACCCTCGTGTCGGCCTACGCCCTGATGGTGGGGGTGTTCGCGATCATCTCGGGCCCGATCTCCGACAAGATCGGCCGGCGCCGCATCCTGCTGCTCGGCACCGGAGTGATGACCGTCGCCCTGGTGCTGCACGCCTTCGCCGACGACTACGTCTCGTTTCTGGCCGTCCGCCTCTTCGCGGGCATGGCGGGAGGGGTACTGAGCGGCTCGGCCGTGTCGTACGTGGGCGACTACTTTCCCTACAACCGCCGGGGCTGGGCCACCGGCTGGATCATGAGCGGCGCCGCCTTCGGGCAGATCATCGGCATCCCGCTCGGGGTGGTGATCGCCGACCGGCTGGGGATCAAGGCGCCCTTCGCGGTGTTCGCGGTCACGATGGGGCTCACCTGGATCCTGATCTGGCTCAAGGTGCCGCAGCCCGACGTGAAGCGTTCTCAGGGGCGCCTGACCGTGGGCGGCGCACTCCGCGACTACCTGGCGATGCTCGCCCGCCCGGAAATCGCGTGGGCGTCGGTGGCCTTCTTCCTGATGTTCCTGGGCATCTCGCTCTACGTGGTCTACCTGCCCACCTGGCTCGAGCGCTCGTTCGCGGAGGCGACGCCGAACGGCATCGCCGCCCTCTTCTTCGTGGGTGGCATCGCGAACGTCTTCACCGGCCCCCAGGCGGGCAAGCTGTCGGATCGCATCGGCCGCAAGAGCATCATCCTGATCGCCTGCACCGGGCTGTCGATCGTGATGCTCTTCACCACCGTGGTGGTCACCTCGTTCTGGCTGGCCTACCCGGTGTTCTTTCTCACGATGGTGCTGGTGGCCATGCGGGTGTCGCCCTTCTCGGCGCTCCTCACCGCCCTGGTCAACGATCACCGCCGCGGTTCGCTCATGAGCCTGACGGTGGCCCTCGGCCAGGTGGGCTTCGCGTTCGGCGGGGCCATCGCGGGCCCGCTCTTCGCGCAGCGCGGCTACGGCAGCAACGCCGCCCTGGGCGCCGCCTCGGTACTCGGCATGGGGCTGATCGTCTGGTTCTTCATTCCGGAGCCGGAGATGGTCCCTCGCGCCGCACCCGGGGCGCTCGAGACGCCGGCGGCCCCCGGACCCGACGCCGGCTGA
- a CDS encoding SDR family oxidoreductase: MSTRGPTAERPPLAVVTGASSGLGLHIARRLAELGWDLVLSARSTEALEALRSAVEVEFDVRAVVSVRDLSRDEGVRGLLADVEALGRPVEMLVANAGFGLYGPYLDTDPDDEAAMLRVNVAAPVALVRGVLPDMVARDRGRILIVGSVGAFVPGPYTATYYATRAFVVSYAEALAQELAGTGVTVTNLCPGPMPTGFQARAGVRAEAARFGALAPERVARLGVRGALSGRRRVVPGFLARTVPLLARLLPRTLLARIVGAAQSGRGAPN; encoded by the coding sequence TTGTCCACCCGCGGTCCGACCGCTGAACGGCCCCCTCTCGCGGTCGTCACGGGTGCGTCGTCGGGGCTGGGACTCCACATCGCCCGGCGACTGGCGGAGCTGGGCTGGGACCTCGTGCTCTCGGCCCGGAGCACCGAGGCCCTCGAGGCGCTCCGCTCCGCGGTGGAGGTCGAGTTCGACGTCCGCGCGGTCGTCTCGGTGCGCGATCTGTCGCGCGACGAGGGAGTTCGTGGACTCCTGGCCGATGTCGAGGCCCTCGGGCGCCCGGTGGAGATGCTGGTCGCCAACGCGGGCTTCGGACTGTACGGCCCCTATCTCGACACCGACCCCGACGACGAGGCCGCGATGCTGCGCGTGAACGTGGCCGCGCCGGTCGCGCTCGTCCGCGGCGTACTGCCCGACATGGTGGCCCGCGACCGGGGGCGCATTCTGATCGTGGGATCGGTGGGCGCCTTCGTACCCGGGCCGTACACGGCCACCTACTACGCCACCCGCGCCTTCGTGGTGTCGTACGCCGAGGCCCTCGCGCAGGAGCTCGCCGGAACGGGGGTGACGGTCACCAACCTGTGCCCGGGCCCGATGCCCACCGGCTTTCAGGCGCGCGCCGGCGTGCGCGCGGAGGCGGCCCGCTTCGGGGCCCTCGCGCCCGAGCGGGTGGCCCGGCTGGGCGTGCGCGGCGCACTCTCGGGGCGACGCCGGGTGGTCCCCGGATTCCTCGCCCGCACGGTCCCCCTGCTGGCGCGCCTGCTGCCGCGCACCCTGCTCGCCCGGATCGTCGGCGCCGCTCAGTCGGGCCGGGGCGCACCGAACTGA